In Aegilops tauschii subsp. strangulata cultivar AL8/78 chromosome 3, Aet v6.0, whole genome shotgun sequence, one genomic interval encodes:
- the LOC109779246 gene encoding GDSL esterase/lipase At1g33811, with translation MGNYHHLLLRRWILVMVVAVALHAHGGLLAVQAAAQKQLVPCMYIFGDSLVDNGNNNNILSLARANYRPYGVDFPDGAAPPGRFTNGRTMVDLLAGLLGFQPPFIPAYAMAQPSDYARGLNFASGAAGVRPETGNNLGGHYPLSEQVSHFRSVVGQIPPAGREKRLGRCIYYVGMGSNDYLNNYFMPDYYNTAQAYDPAAYAAALLQEYELQLTALYALGARKFVVAGVGQIGCIPYELARIDDDGDDDQGRGRPPPTSGIGLSIPGITVSIGGSGGNRSTANGGAKKSGCNDKINSAIAIYNKGLLAMVKRLNRGQQTPGANLVFLNAVNSGKDLAANAAAYGFTVLDRGCCGVGRNNGQITCLPMQRPCDDRTKYIFWDAFHPTEAANRIIANKVFSSSSTSDAYPINVSRLAAI, from the coding sequence ATGGGAAATtaccaccatcttcttcttcgACGGTGGATTCTAGTCATGGTGGTGGCAGTAGCACTCCATGCGCATGGTGGTCTACTGGCAGTGCAGGCGGCGGCGCAGAAGCAGCTGGTGCCGTGCATGTACATCTTCGGCGACTCGCTGGTGGACAacggcaacaacaacaacatcctCAGCCTCGCCAGGGCCAACTACCGCCCCTACGGCGTCGACTTCCCCGAcggcgccgcgccgcccggccgcTTCACCAACGGCCGCACCATGGTCGACCTGCTCGCCGGCCTCCTCGGCTTCCAGCCGCCCTTCATCCCGGCCTACGCCATGGCGCAGCCCTCCGACTACGCGCGCGGCCTCAACTTCGCCTCGGGCGCTGCCGGCGTCAGGCCGGAGACCGGGAACAACCTCGGCGGCCACTACCCTCTGTCGGAGCAGGTGAGCCACTTCCGGTCGGTGGTGGGCCAGATACCGCCGGCGGGGAGGGAGAAGCGGCTCGGCCGGTGCATCTACTACGTGGGCATGGGCAGCAACGACTACCTCAACAACTACTTCATGCCCGACTACTACAACACCGCGCAGGCCTACGACCCCGCCGCCtacgccgccgccctcctccaggAGTACGAACTTCAGCTCACCGCCCTCTACGCCCTCGGCGCCAGGAAGTTCGTCGTCGCCGGCGTCGGCCAGATCGGCTGCATCCCCTACGAGCTGGCCAGGAtcgacgacgacggcgacgacgaccaAGGACGAGGACGCCCCCCTCCCACTTCCGGCATCGGCCTCTCGATCCCTGGCATCACCGTCAGCatcggcggcagcggcggcaacCGGAGCACAGCTAACGGCGGCGCGAAAAAGAGCGGGTGCAACGACAAGATCAACAGCGCCATCGCCATCTACAACAAGGGGCTGCTGGCCATGGTGAAACGCCTCAACCGCGGGCAGCAGACGCCAGGGGCAAACCTCGTCTTCCTCAACGCCGTCAACAGCGGCAAGGACCTGGCGGCCAACGCGGCGGCGTACGGGTTCACGGTGCTCGACCGCGGCTGCTGCGGCGTGGGGAGGAACAACGGCCAGATCACGTGCCTGCCCATGCAGCGGCCCTGCGACGACCGCACCAAGTACATCTTCTGGGACGCCTTCCACCCCACGGAGGCGGCCAATAGGATCATAGCCAACAAGGTCTTCAGCTCATCCTCCACCTCCGACGCCTACCCCATCAACGTCAGCCGCCTCGCCGCCATATGA